One Chondrinema litorale genomic window, AACTCAATCAATTTATGAAATACAACCGAGAGGTTTTAGTAAATAGAATGCTAAGCGATACAATCTTTACTTTCTCGGAAAACGAATTACAGAGTAAGTACTTTATAGATTATGGTGATAAAACATTGCCTAAAGATATTTTAGACCCAGATAAATTGCAGAAGTATAAAGAGAAAATAGGTAATTATGCCATTGTGAGCGAAGTAATAGAAACAGATAAGCATCTAATTTTATATTCTCTTTATGAGAAAAGTCCAGTTATTTCGCTTTACAATAAAACAGATTTGTCTGTTAAAAACTGCGCGATTGGTGAATTGCCACCATTCAAAAATGACATAGACAGTGTGCCCATTTCACCTTTTGTAGCAACAACAAATGCGAATCATCTGGTTTCTGTAATTTATCCGAGTGATGTGATAGATGCTGCAAAAATCTCTACTTCTAGCCAGCTCCAAAACTTTGCAAGTACACTTACAGAAAATAGGAATCCAATACTTGCCATTGCTATTCCGAAATAAGTATTTCTATCGATAGGCATTTACTTAGGTAAAAAAAACGTAGAGTGCTATATAACTGCACTCAGTATTCTTATACTTGTATCATATAAACTTATCTGATTCAGTCAGTATTAATTTCTTACCAATAGTATCTAATCAAGAGAGATGTATATTCAGAATATCATCATTTATAAGAGCTCGAGCTAGTATATATATATTTTTTTTTAAATCATTTAAATTTTTCAATTATGAGAAAGAGAATTTTTATTTATTTTTCAATCGCATTAGGTATTACATTTAGTGGGTTAGGCTTTTCATCTAACACAATATCATCATCAGACAATGAATACTTATCTTTAACTTCTTTGGCAATTATTTCTGAAGCTGCTGCTTGTGGAGAAGATGATGGTGGGGTGATTTGTGAATTTGATCCAGATGATACGTGTAAAGTAGATTGTGCTAGTTTTATTGATATGGATGAGTTTGTTGAATATTAAAAAATGTACTTAACTAAGAATAAGCTGTCTGTTTATTGGTCTCAGAAATGGATTCAAAACCCTGTACTTTCAGTGCAGAGTGGTTTATTTTAATTTCAAAATAATCAACAATCCATACAGCTTTTAAATCAAATCTCCCAATACCTATAATTTTTAAAATTGAAGTATTGGGAGTTACAGTCTGTTATTTAAATACAATACATTGTAGACATTTTATCGGGATTATACTTATTTTAAAGAGATTATATGTTTGAAATTTTTTTATAAAAAATTACACTGAACAAGAAAGTGACTCTTTGTAAATATTTTAATACTCACAGATATTTAAAAAAAATGAAACTAAAGATTTATTTCTTACTTCAATAGGCTTCAACTTATTATTAATTTTCTTGTCTTGAACGTATTTGTGTCTATTTAAAAGTTTGTTTTAGTAATAAAACATCAAATAGCAATTGAGTTTAAAGATTAACATTAGAAATGTGGATGGAATACTAGAAATAGTATTTACGAAATAATCAAGGGACAAATATCTAAATCTATAGGGAAGCAGAAATTTCAAACCCATAATACAAAATAGTTATTGAGTTTTAATACTATTATAAATGATAATTAATCATTTATTGTAAATCTGATAAATAGAAAATTTTACTTTATAAGATAGCCTTAAATAAAAACTACAAAAAAAGGTAGAGTGCTATATAACTGCACTCAGTATTCTTATACTTGCATCATATAAACTTATCTGATTCAGTCAGTATTAATTTCTTACCAATAGTATCTAATCAAGAGAGATGTATATTCAGAATATCATCATTTATCAGAGCTCGAGCTAGTATATATATATTTTTTTTAAATCATTTAAATTTTTCAATTATGAGAAAGAGAATTTTCATTTATTTTTCAATCGCATTAGGTATTACATTTAGTGGGTTAGGCTTTTCATCTAATACAGATATATCATCATCAGACAATGAATACTTATCTTTAACTTCTTTGGCAATTATTTCTGAAGCTGCGGCTTGTGGTTCTGGTGGTGAAGATGATAGTGATGATCCATGTGAATATGATGAGTCAGATACATGTACAACAGATTGTGGTTCTTTTTGGAATTATGATGAAAAAGACTGATTTAAAAATAGTATAAGCTTGTCTGTTTATTTTAATTTCAAAATAATCAACAATTCATACAGCTTTTAAATCAAATCTCCCAATACCTATGATTTATAAAATTGAAGTATTGGGAGTTATAGTCTGTTATTTAGATAAAATACATTGTAGACATTTTATCGAGATTACATGTTTGAAATTTTTTTATAAAAAATTACACTGAACAAGAAAGTGACTCTTTGTAAATATTTTAATACTCACAGATATTTAAAAAAAATGAAACTAAAGATTTATTTCTTACTTCAATAGGCTTCAACTTATTATTAATTTTCTTGTCTTGAACGTATTTGTGTCTATTTAAAAGTTTGTTTTAGTAATAAAACATCAAATAGCAATTGAGTTTAAAGATTAACATTAGAAATGTGGATGGAATACTAGAAATAGTATTTACGAAATAATCAAGGGACAAATATCTAAATCTATAGGGAAGCAGAAATTTCAAACCCATAATACAAAATAGTTATTGAGTTTTAATACTATTATAAATGATAATTAATCATTTATTGTAAATCTGATAAATAGAAAATTTTACTTTATAAGATAGCCTTAAATAAAAACTACAAAAAAAGGTAGAGTGCTATATAACTGCACTCAGTATTCTTATACTTGCATCATATAAACTTATCTGATTCAGTCAGTATTAATTTCTTACCAATAGTATCTAATCAAGAGAGATGTATATTCAGAATATCATCATTTATCAGAGCTCGAGCTAGTATATATATATTTTTTTTAAATCATTTAAATTTTTCAATTATGAGAAAGAGAATTTTCATTTATTTTTCAATCGCATTAGGTATTACATTTAGTGGGTTAGGCTTTTCATCTAATACAGATATATCATCATCAGACAATGAATACTTATCTTTAACTTCTTTGGCAATTATTTCTGAAGCTGCGGCTTGTGGTTCTGGTGGTGAAGATGATAGTGATGATCCATGTGAATATGATGAGTCAGATACATGTACAACAGATTGTGGTTCTTTTTGGAATTATGATGAAAAAGACTGATTTAAAAATAGTATAAGCTTGTCTGTTTATTTTAATTTCAAAATAATCAACAATTCATACAGCTTTTAAATCAAATCTCCCAATACCTATGATTTATAAAATTGAAGTATTGGGAGTTATAGCTTGTTAATTAAATATGGAACAGTAGGTAATTTATAGGTGGGAATAGAATGTAATAGCAAATTTAACAACGTATACACTAAAAGAAGAAATACCTAATCTAATAGAGTAATAATATATTTCATATAATTGGTTGCCCAATTTATTGTAACTTTTACTAAGTGGAGATAATAAGTTTAATCTAAAGTAAAAGGATGTCCATTTGTTTTTAAACACATATTTATATTCGATAAACAGCAAGTCTAATTTATTAAAAACTTTAGTATTAAATTCTTTCTTTGAAAAGGAAACATACAAGCACTTATTTCATAATATTTATATCAATAGCTTAAAGATTACTTTTTGCATAATTAGAATCTAAAATAATTTTAAATTATCAAATTTTATGAAGAATAGATTTTTTATAAAGGAAATGAAAATATATACCATATTAGTTGGAATTATATCCATATTATTAAATTCTTGTAGTCAAGACACAAAAATTGAATCTGATGAGTCATATTTTAGTGAATTTAATAATATTGATACATTAAAATTTAAAGTTTTATTTAAACCTCATGATTTTATACCAAGAGATATTCATCCTCATGATTCTTTATTAATTATAAAATCTGATATCCGTGGTCAAAAATTTTGGTTTCAAATTTATTCATTGAAACAAGAGAAAGTTATAAAAAGTATATTGCCATATGGTAGAGGGCCTGGAGAGGCGTTAGGCATTTCATCTTCAGGTATAATAAATAATACTTTCTGGGCATATGACATTACAAAAAGAGAAATTCTTACATGTAATTTAGATAGTTTATTGGAATCACAAAACGCAAGCTTTACCACTATTGATGCAGAAATATCAAGTTATCAAATAGATTATTATGATACATCTAAAGTTGTTGTTTCTCTTGTAGATGAAGAAACAAAGTATAAGATGTCAATTATTGATTTGGAGAAAAATAGGAATGTTGAAAAAATTGGATTATTTGATAATATACCTAATACTGAAACGATAACCGGGTATAAAGATGCACATTTATTTTACATTAATGTTAAACCTAATAAATCTGGAAATCTTGCTATTTTATATCGCTATATGGATTTAATAGAAATTTACAACAATGGTAAATTACAGCATAAGTTACATGGACCTGATCAATATAAAGTTGACTATGAATTAGGTAAACGAGGTAATACATCATATATGAAAAAGACTGATAAAACTAAGAAAGCTTTTGTCTCTTCAGTAGCGACAAATCAATTTATTTATGGTTTGTATTCTGGTAATTTAAAAAAAAGTAAATTATGGTCTTATGGTAAATACATCTTTAGATATACATGGGACGGAAAACCGGATAAAAGTTTTTTTTCTGAATCAGCAATAGCAACTATAGGTATTGATAAGAAAAAATTATATGCTTATTTACCTGAAGAAGGAGTTTTATCATATATAAACTTAGACAATAAATGAAAAAATTATATTCTAAATTTATTCTTGTTATACTTATTATAAGTGTGATTATATCATGTACGAATGAGAGAAATAACTTAAAATTTCAAAAAGTAGAAGAACATGGTTTAAGTCTTCTAGGAAGAATGATTACTTTTCCAGAAAGCCTTAAAAGACTCACTAGAATGAATGGTGAAGAAGGTAAAGCTATTCCAGAAGAAGCGTCAAACAAATCAAAAAAAATTGTTAGTATTATTGATTCATCTTGTAGTTCTTGTGTACTAGAGTTAGAAAAATGGTCTAAGTATGTTAAAGATAAACAGACAATTTCATTTATTTTTATCATTATATCAGATGATAATTTCGAGTTATTCAAATACTTTTATTTGGATACTGATTTTGAAGTTCCTCAAAATATTCCAGTTTATTTAGATTATGATAAAAACTTCTTATCACAAAATAAACTTGAATATGAATATTGTAACACATTTATGTTAGATGAATTTAATAATGTTATATTATTAGGCAGTCCGACTTCGAATAGTGAAATAAATCAACTGTATAATAAAATGATAATTAAAAATGTCAACTTTTAAAGTTTTAAAATTCAGTTTATATCTAATTCTATTTGTTGCGATAATTATTTCTTGTAAAATTTTTGTGACTCAGCTTTTTTTTATTCCAAGTGACTCTATGAAATCATCATTGCAAAAAGGAGATATTATATTAGTTAATAAAATTAGTTATGGAGCTCGCTTGCCAAAATCTATATTAGAAATTCCAGTAATAAATATTATCTCTTTTATTTTTTTTAATGAAGAACAACTAAAAAATGCTAGTGATGTAGGTTGGTGGAAATACTATCGAATGCCTGGGTTTTCTATAGTGAAAAGAAATGAGATTATTGTTTTTAATATGCCTAACAATGAGAGCAAATTTGTTGTAAAACGAGCTGTAGGTCTTCCTAAAGATACATTAAAAATAGTTGATTCAAATGTTTTCATTAATAATACATTGATTAATGAAGCTTTGAGTGTCAGAAAAGTTTATTCAATTAATTACAATAATCTATTTGAAATAAATCAGCTATTAGATTCACTATCTATATCTCCTATTTTCAATTCCACTGAACTTAATCAAATAATTTCTGTAGCATTAAATCAAAATCAAAAGTTAACTCTACTGAAAAACAAATCAATTGATTCTCTTACTACTGAAATTGAAAAGGTTGATACTTTAAATAATAAATTTTATCCCAACAATGTAAATTTTGCATGGTCTGCCAATAATTTTGGTCCTATAATAATTCCGTCTAAAGGAATGCATATTGAGTTAAATAAAGAAAATTATATTCTATATGAGAAAGTAATTAATAAGATAGAAAAGGCACATATAGAGGAATTAGAGAATAAGTATTATCAAAATGGCAAAGAAGTAAATTCGTATTCATTTAAATACGATTATTATTTTATGATGGGTGATAATCGATCTTTTTCTGAGGATTCTAGATTTTGGGGCTTTGTACAAAAAAAAAATATTGTTGGTAAAGTTGAATTTATATTATTTTCAAAAGATCAGAAAGGAATAAAATGGGAACGTATGTTTAGTGAAGTGATATAAAAGGCATAAACAAAACTAAAAGTTTAGTTATAATTTTAAGCAATGCTTATGAAAATACTATTTTTTTAGTATAATTGAGAATAAAATTCATTTGTTTGAATACTGACAAGATAAACTTACTAATGAAACTATACTTTCAACCACTAACAGTTTTTCTGTTCATCTCTTGTTGGCTGGCAGCGTGTTCGGCTAAAAAGTCCCCCACAGAAGAAGATGTGAATAAAAGAGTCTATCTAGAAGAGAAAAATCCGGTATCGGTATTGGTTTTAGATAAGGGTACTTTTTCTAAGCAATTGGTGAGTAATGGTAAATTGCACGCTTTAAAAAAGAGTGAGTTGTCATTTTCGTCGGATGGAGTTGTGAGTACCTTGCCATATAAAAATGGTAGCTCTGTGCAAAAGGGGAGTATTATTGCTCAGTTGCAACAACAAGAACAAAAGTTATCTTTAGCAGAAGCAAAAATTGCCATAGAAAAAGCCAGATTAGAGCTTGAAGATTTTTTAATTGGTCAAGGTTACGATTTAAAAGACTCGACCAATATACCTGATCAATTGTTTGAAACTTCTAAAATCCGTACAGGTTACACAGAAGCTCAACAACAACTTTCTAAAGCAGAGCAAGATTTTAACAATACTGTTTTAATTGCTCCTTTTTCTGGTAAAATTGCCAGTTTAAGCAACAAACTTTACGAACATCCCACTGGTGAAGCGCCTTTCTGTATTTTAATAGATGATTCCAGTTTTGAAGTTGAATTTCAGGTAACAGAATCTGAGTTTCATGAATTAACTGTGGGATTAGGTATCACTGTAGTTCCATTTGCCAGCAACGAAAAGTTTGAAGGAACGATTACAGCAATTAATCCACTGGTAGACGAACACGGGTTAATTACGATACAAGCCACCGTAAAAAATACGGGTGGATTGCTAGAAGGTATGAATGTAAAGGTGTTGATTGAGCAAGAAGTTTCAGATCAGTATGTGGTGCCAAAAGCAGCTGTGGTGATCAGGCAAAACCAAGATGTTTTATTTAAAGTGGTAGATGGTAAAGCGTATTGGACTTATCTTCAAATTTTGTATGAAAACAGTGATTCTTATGCCGTAGTCGCGCATCCAGATAAACAAGCCAGCCTAGAAGTCGGTGACACTGTCATCATCTCAGGCAACTTGAATCTAGCCCACGAATCGGAAGTAGCAGTGCAGTAAGTTTCAGTGAACAGTGATCAGTTAACAGTAGACAGGTATCAGTTAACATAAAGCAATAAATAGTTAGCAGTTGACAGTGATCAATGAGCAGATATAAAATAATACAGCAATAAAAAGAAAACTCAAATAATTAACTGTTTTTAGTTACATAATTCTTTAATTTGTTGACTGCATTTTGCTAACTGTATTCTGAAAACTGTAAAAAGATGATTCCAAATAGTATTGCATATAAAAAGGCATTTGATTTGGCAGTGGAAATTGTAAAAGTATATAAGAATTTAACAGAAGATAGAAAGGAGTTTGTAATGAGTAAACAACTTTTAAAAGCAGGAACATCTATAGGTGCAAATTTGGCAGAAGCAAATGGAGCAATTTCTCAAGCAGATTTTTCAGCTAAAATATCTATTTCCTATAAAGAAAGCTTAGAAACAAAATACTGGTTAGACTTACTAAACACAACCCATTTTTTAGAACAAACACTATATGACAAGCTTTATCAAAAAGCAGATGAACTTTCAAAAATATTATTTAGCATCTTAAAGAAAACGAGAATAAAACAATGAGTCAACTAGCAGTGAACAGTCTACATTTAACTGTGAAGGAGATATCAGACTACAGTGGACAGTTTTCATATTTGTTTAACCTGATTACTGTTAACTGATCACTGAAAAACTGTAATGGTAAAATTCCTACTATATCGCCCGATTGCTTTAACGATGAGTTACATTGCTGTGCTGATGCTTGGTGTGGTAGCTATGCTCAATCTGCCGGTTTCTTTGATTCCTGAGATGGACATTCCTGTAATTACCGTGCAGGTAAATGCAGAGAACCTTTCTGCTAGAGAATTGGAATCAACAGCGATAAAACCACTCAGAAATAGCCTGATGCAAATTGCTCATTTGGTAGATATTCAAAGTAACACCAGAGATGGCTTGGGAGTTATCCAGTTGCAGATGGAATATGGTACTGATATCGACTATGCATTTATCGATGTAAATGAAAAGATCGATCAGGCAATGAACGATTTTCCGAGAGAGATTGACCACCCCAAAGCCTTAAAGGCCAGTGCTTCTGATGTACCTGTTTTCTACCTCAATCTAGCTTTAAAAAATACAGGCACACCTTTTAAAACTACCAGTGAGTTTTATCCTGTTCCGCAAAGATTTGTGGAGCTCAGTGGTTTTGCTGATAACGTGATCAAGAAAAGACTGGAACAGCAAGCCTCTGTGGCAATGGTAGATATGAGCGGTTTGGTGACTCAAGAATTACTCATTATTCCCAATTTAAACAAACTCAATGCGCTGGGTATCACTTTAACTCAATTCGAAGAGCAAATTAAAAGTATGGAGTTGGAGCTGAGTAATCTCACAGTAAAAAATGCGCAGTATCAATATAATATCCGCTTTGCTAACTCTTTGCAAAACAAGACTGATATTGAAAACATCCATCTAAAAATAGATGATCACCTTTTGCAACTCAAAGATGTAGCAGAGGTAATGGCACATCCGGAAAGCATGAATGGCATGGTCACATCCAGAGAACAAAACATTGTGACACTGGCCATTATCAAACAATCTGATGCCAAGATGGAAGATCTAAAAGAAGGACTACATGAGCTAGTTAATCACTTTGAGCAAGACTATCCAGATATTTTGTTTTCTATCAATAGAGACCAAACGGCTTTGCTAGATTATTCCATTTCTAATGTGGAACAAAGCCTTTTCTGGGGTGCTTTTTTTGCTTTTATTGTGATGTTTTTCTTCTTGAAAGACTTAAAATCGCCTTTACTCATTGGCATTACCATTCCAACTTCTTTGGTGGTTTCTTTGCTATTTTTTAATCTGGCAGGCTTGTCTATAAACATCATTTCTTTGTCTGGTTTGGTACTCGGTATCGGGATGATGATCGATAATTCCATTATTGTAATTGACAACATTACCCAACATTATGAGCGCAGCAAAGATTTAGTAAGTGCTTGTATAAATGGTACCAATGAGGTAATTAGACCGATGTTGAGCTCAGTACTTACTACTTGTGCGGTGTTTATTCCATTGATTTTTATTAGTGGAATTGCAGGTGCGATGTTTTATGAGCAAGCCCTTTCTGTCACTATTGGTTTGTTTGTTTCGCTTATTGTATCCATCACACTACTGCCTGTTTATTTTAAATTATTCTATGAACGAAAATCTAAAAAAGACAATCTATTAACAGCTATCAGTAAAATCACCTTGTTTAACTATGCAGATGTGTATGAAAAAGGATTGAGGTTTACTTTAAGAAATCAACTGGTAGTTTGGGTGCTGTTTCTAAGCATGTTAGGCTTATCGGTACTTTTATTTGTTACAGTAAAAAAAGAAAATTTGCCAGAAATCGCTCAAACTGAAACGATTTTAAAGATAGATTGGAATGAGCCTGTACACATTGAAGAAAACAAAAAAAGAATATATACAATATTGAGCCAAGTGCAGCAGCTTTATATTGATGAAGTTTCGCAAATTGGTACCCAACAGTTTTTGTTAAATAGCGAAGCAGCAGCCAGTGCTTCAGAATCACAAGTGTATATTAAAGCCAATAATACAGAAGATTTAGCCAGGCTTACTTCAGACTTAACACAAAGCATCAATCAAAATTACCCAGACGCAACTTTTGAGTTTTTAGCCTCCGAAAACATCTTTACCCTTATTTTCTCTGGGGATTCTTATCCACTGACAGCTAAATTGAGACCTGTTGATATCACGCCCAATACCAATGAGAATTTACAGGCACTGCTTTTAAAGTTGCATCCAGTAATTAAAGAGAATTATGTGCAAAGCACCGCTTGGCAAGAGTATGTTCAAATCAATGTAGATCCGCTTAAGTTGATGCTTTACGACATTTCACTGCAAACTTTATATACCAAATTAAAAAGTGCTTTTGGTGAACATGAAATTATAACCATTAACGAAGGGCAACATTTTATTCCGGTGGTATTTGGTGGCAGGCCTAAATCATACAAAGAAGTGATTGCTTCACTTGAAATTACCAACGAAGATAACAAAGTGATTCCGGTAAGTTCGCTACTCAGAGAATCTAGAAGTCTGGATTTGAAGGATGTAAGTGCTGGAAAAGAAGGAGAATATTTTCCTTTAAACCTGCAATTACCAGTTGAAGCAGGTGAGCTAATGATGGATGAAATTCGCAAGGTGGTGAGCCACGATAAAAACTTTGAAGTCTCTTTTGAAGGGGAGATTTTTTCTAATCAGGAGCTAGTAAAAGAATTTGCCACGATTATGCTTATTTCTGTGTTGTTGCTCTATTTTATTTTGGCATCCCAATTTGAGTCTTTAACGCTTCCATTTATTGTTTTACTAGAAATTCCGATCGATATTTTTGGTGTATTGCTGGTTTTAAGTGTTTTTGGAGAGTCTTTAAATTTGATGTCTCTCATTGGTATTATTGTGATGTCTGGTATCATTATCAATGATTCAATTTTAAAAATCGATACTATTAATCAACTAAGAAAAGAAGGATATCCTTTGATGAAAGCACTTGTAGTTGCCGGACAAAGAAGGCTAAAACCAATTCTGATGACTAGTTTAACAACCGTTTTGGCATTGGTTCCCTTTCTTTTTACAAGTGGTTTGGGAGCAGATTTGCAAAGACCTATGGCCATTGCCATTATTGGCGGCATGACGATTGGTACCATAGTGAGTCTTTATTTTATCCCCTTATTTTATTTCTATCTGAACAGAAAAGGAACTAACTCAAATGCAGCAGTTTAACTTTCAACATAGCATCTTTAAACCATCAAGGTTGATAGCCATCTTCCTGTTAAGTGTTCAATTTGCCTTTGCCCAACAAACTGATCAAATGAGTATTGAGGAGGTAATTGATAGGGCTACCACTACTTCACTATTGGCATTAAAATCTACTAATATTTATCTGGCTGGTTATTGGCAATATAATTCATACAAGGCTTCCTTGCTACCTCAAGTCAACCTAAAGCTTACTCCAGTTGATTATAATCGTTCTTTTTCTCAGCAATGGAATAGTAATGAAGAAGCATTTGCTTATTACGAAACACAAACACTGAACAATTATTCCACTGTTTCCATCGATCAAAATTTGGCTTTTTCTGGTGGTACACTTTCTCTGCAAAGTAGTTTAGATCATTTAGAAAACTTGACAGACGATCAATATTCGGCTTTTAATGCAAGTCCAGTGCAACTGGCTTACACACAGCCAATTTTGGGCTTTAATGATTTCAAGTGGAAAAAAAAGTTGAGTCCGTTAGCTTACGAATTGGCAAAAAGAGAGTATCTGGAAGTAATGCAGCAAGCAAGACTTTTTGCGATTAATTACTATTTTGATTTGCTCATAGCACAAGTCAGTTTAGAAATTGCAAAAAGCAATCAGGCAACATCAGATACTTTATATCATATTGGTTTAAAGCGTTTTGAAATAGCTTCCATCACTAAAGAAGATTTACTCAATTTAGAACTCAATAAGTATTCGGCTTCTATCGAGGTAGCAAGAACAGGCAAAGAAGTAAAAGTGGCTCAATATAACCTTACTTCATTCTTAGGCATGAGTAAAGATGCGCTCATTACACCAATGATTCCTGAAAATAACTTCGTGAAAAATATCCCTTTAGAAAAAGCTATTGAAAACGGGATGAGGTATAATCCTGAGCCATTGCGCTTAGAAGAAAGTATGTTAGAAGCAGAAAAAAATCTAGATCAGATAAATAAAGACACTCGCTTTAATGCCAATGTAGTTGCGCAGTTCGGTTTAAATAATAGTGATAAAACGCTTAGGCAGACTTATAATAATTTAACCAACCGGCAGGCTGTGGCAGTTGGTATTCAAATACCATTAGTAGACTGGGGGCAAGGAAAAGGAGAGAGAATGTTGGCATTAAAACAAATGGAAGTAGCTCAAATTGAAATGGAACAAAGTAAAATGGATTTTGAGCAAGAGATTGTCTTGAACGTAATCGATTATAATTTGCAACATCAACTTGTTGAGAATGCTTTGCGTGCCGCTGAAATTTCTGAGGAGGCTTATCAACTTACCAAAAAGCGCTTTATACTGGGCAATGTAGATGTGCTTAAACTTAATGCTTCTGCTGAAGCGAGGCAGCAAGAAAAAGAGTCTTATATTGATGCTTTGTATAACCTTTGGCGCGTGTATTATGAGATTCAGGAGCTCACGCTATTTGATTATGGAAAAGATACACCACTTTCGGCTGATTTTGATAGTATGATAAAATGAAGCAGCAAAAAACTACCATATCGGCATTTTCAGTACTCATCATCTTCTCGATGCTCTGTATAATCGGTGCATCACTCATTCCTTTGCTTGATATTCAGTTTACACCTTCTCGAAGTTTACCTTCTATCACTGTAAGTTATCGCTGGCCAGATGCTTCTGCAAAAGTAATTGAGCAAGAAGTAACTGCTCCACTAGAAGCATCATTATCTAGAATGCGAGGTTTAAAATCCATCAATTCAGTTTCAAAAAAGGGAAGTGGTGAGATAGAAATTGAATTTAAAGATGAGGTGGACATGGATGCTGCTCGTTTCGAAGTGGCGACTTACATCAGGCAGCAATATCGAAATTTTCCTGAGCAAGTTACTTATCCGCAAATTTCATTAGGGCAAACTAATAATAAATCGGCTTTAATCACTTTTACCTTGAATGCCAATGCTCCACCTTTGTACATACAGCAGGTAGCCGAGCAAAAATTAAAATCGAAGTTGGCTTTAATTAGTGGGGTAAATGAAGTTTTGGTTTATGGAGCAACCCCTTTCGAATGGGAAATTAAATTTCAGACGGAAGTAGTACAGCAGTTAGGAATTAGCGGTGATGAAATTGCATCTGCCATCAACAATTATTTTAAGAAAGAGAATTTGGGTTTAGGTCTTATAAAAGGTATTAATACTTCTGATAGAAAGATCAGACTTGAGCTCAAAACCAATGTGCCAGACCAGATAGTTTGGGATCGAATTCCAATAAAGAAAGTAGAAAATAGGATTATTCAGTTAGGAGATATTGCACATGTCCGCTATGTAGAACAAGCTCCAAGCAGGTATTTTAGAATCAATGGATTAAATACCATCAACATTGTGGTTTATCCGGAAGATCATGTAAACACCATCCAGTTGGCTGAAGCTGTACTTGAAAAAATGGAAAGTCTTAAGCAGGAATTACCAGTCG contains:
- the lepB gene encoding signal peptidase I; the encoded protein is MSTFKVLKFSLYLILFVAIIISCKIFVTQLFFIPSDSMKSSLQKGDIILVNKISYGARLPKSILEIPVINIISFIFFNEEQLKNASDVGWWKYYRMPGFSIVKRNEIIVFNMPNNESKFVVKRAVGLPKDTLKIVDSNVFINNTLINEALSVRKVYSINYNNLFEINQLLDSLSISPIFNSTELNQIISVALNQNQKLTLLKNKSIDSLTTEIEKVDTLNNKFYPNNVNFAWSANNFGPIIIPSKGMHIELNKENYILYEKVINKIEKAHIEELENKYYQNGKEVNSYSFKYDYYFMMGDNRSFSEDSRFWGFVQKKNIVGKVEFILFSKDQKGIKWERMFSEVI
- a CDS encoding efflux RND transporter periplasmic adaptor subunit: MKLYFQPLTVFLFISCWLAACSAKKSPTEEDVNKRVYLEEKNPVSVLVLDKGTFSKQLVSNGKLHALKKSELSFSSDGVVSTLPYKNGSSVQKGSIIAQLQQQEQKLSLAEAKIAIEKARLELEDFLIGQGYDLKDSTNIPDQLFETSKIRTGYTEAQQQLSKAEQDFNNTVLIAPFSGKIASLSNKLYEHPTGEAPFCILIDDSSFEVEFQVTESEFHELTVGLGITVVPFASNEKFEGTITAINPLVDEHGLITIQATVKNTGGLLEGMNVKVLIEQEVSDQYVVPKAAVVIRQNQDVLFKVVDGKAYWTYLQILYENSDSYAVVAHPDKQASLEVGDTVIISGNLNLAHESEVAVQ
- a CDS encoding BF3164 family lipoprotein encodes the protein MKNRFFIKEMKIYTILVGIISILLNSCSQDTKIESDESYFSEFNNIDTLKFKVLFKPHDFIPRDIHPHDSLLIIKSDIRGQKFWFQIYSLKQEKVIKSILPYGRGPGEALGISSSGIINNTFWAYDITKREILTCNLDSLLESQNASFTTIDAEISSYQIDYYDTSKVVVSLVDEETKYKMSIIDLEKNRNVEKIGLFDNIPNTETITGYKDAHLFYINVKPNKSGNLAILYRYMDLIEIYNNGKLQHKLHGPDQYKVDYELGKRGNTSYMKKTDKTKKAFVSSVATNQFIYGLYSGNLKKSKLWSYGKYIFRYTWDGKPDKSFFSESAIATIGIDKKKLYAYLPEEGVLSYINLDNK
- a CDS encoding four helix bundle protein codes for the protein MIPNSIAYKKAFDLAVEIVKVYKNLTEDRKEFVMSKQLLKAGTSIGANLAEANGAISQADFSAKISISYKESLETKYWLDLLNTTHFLEQTLYDKLYQKADELSKILFSILKKTRIKQ